The Natronosporangium hydrolyticum nucleotide sequence TCCCGGCTGCCGAGCCGGTGCTCCCCACTACGGGATCACCATGGAGGTGAAGGCTCCCGGGTAGTCGTCAGCGCTTGCACACCTGCCACACTATGACAGCATCGGCCCATGATGTATGTCCGGTTCGAGTCGCCGCATGCGAGCGCAGAAGGGCGACGCCCAGGCATATTCGCCCTGGCGAACGGCCTAGCGAGATCCGACAAGCTGTCCTTACCGGATTGGGCATGGTGGCGAACCAACAACGACTGGCTCGACGCCGCCTATCTCGATCCAGCGACTGTGGATCGTTCGCTCTTCGACAAGGTTCTCCACCCTAACGCAACATGCTGGTTCAAAGACACGGCTCACCACCTACTCGACCGAGTTCCCGGATACTTGAGTCTGCTTGACCGCTATGACGTACCGTGGGTCGAACGTCGCGAACACGACCCTGGGATAATCTTGTACGAGGATGCGCACCAGGTAGTCGTGACGCCCTACCGAACTACTCCGTTACAGACATCTCCAGGCCGCCACCGAGCCAGGCCCGCACCAGCGCGGCTTCCTCATCATTGAGCCCGATGTCCTGCGACTCGGCACGGTTGAGCACATTGTCCAGAAAAGCCGCGGCTATCTCCTCCGCCGTCGGGGGCGGCCGCCGGTGAAGTGGGCACCCGCCGAAAGAGGCACCGCGGGTGACGAAACTGACAGCCGAACGGCTGACGTCGATTCCTTGCTCAACCAGCTGATCGCGACACCACCTGGTGCACTCCGTGAGATTGAACCGGTGGGAACCGGCGTAATCGGCGAGCGCCTGGTATAGGCGCAGCCAGGAACGTTGCGGCAGCTTTGGCAAACCCAGTAGAGCAACGAGCCTGGCAACCGGATCGGGAAGCTCCAAATGGCCGCCGCCGTTCAGGCCCGAACCGGGTGCCTCGTGGCGTACCGTATCCCACAGGTAGTGCTGCGAGAACTGCGCGCCGGGCAGGTCGAGCCACCGCAACGCCCGCACGAAACTACCGACCCCGAACCAGTCACCGCCGTCCAGTGATGCCCCGAGCTCCCGGCGGATCTCATGGGCCAACGTAGCGAGGTTCAGCGGTCCAGATGCCGCCCGGTACCGCCCTTCGATGAGGCTGCGGAACTGGTCGAAACCGGCCGGAGGTTCGGCCGGTGCTGAAACCTTGGCGGTGTCCCCGGCGGCGCTAGCCGCCTGCCGGTCCCCGATATCGGTCTCCTCGTCGCCTAGTCCGAGCTGCTCACCCTGCACGAGAGCGAGGAAGTTCCCGCTGTCGACCAACCTGTCGGCGACGGCGGTAAGCGCCTCACCTGCCTCGGATGCCGCCAAGATCGTGGTACGCCGGTCGGCCCGCCGCAGCCGGGTCAGTAGGGGCGTCATGTCGGAGTCGCCGGAAGCAATGACGAACTCCTCGTAGGTCACCTCGCTGGCCAGTGCGTCGATGGCGTCCACGACCATCCGAATGTCGGCTGCGT carries:
- a CDS encoding NYN domain-containing protein, which codes for MRRVRAALYLDFDNVFGGMLKLDPDVAIQFATEPGSWLGRLSESFTIEGPRRWLVLRCYMNPAGWVPHPHPHEGAPPRLYFSRFRPLFTRAGFEVVDCPPLTYSKNAADIRMVVDAIDALASEVTYEEFVIASGDSDMTPLLTRLRRADRRTTILAASEAGEALTAVADRLVDSGNFLALVQGEQLGLGDEETDIGDRQAASAAGDTAKVSAPAEPPAGFDQFRSLIEGRYRAASGPLNLATLAHEIRRELGASLDGGDWFGVGSFVRALRWLDLPGAQFSQHYLWDTVRHEAPGSGLNGGGHLELPDPVARLVALLGLPKLPQRSWLRLYQALADYAGSHRFNLTECTRWCRDQLVEQGIDVSRSAVSFVTRGASFGGCPLHRRPPPTAEEIAAAFLDNVLNRAESQDIGLNDEEAALVRAWLGGGLEMSVTE